Proteins found in one Nostoc sp. NIES-3756 genomic segment:
- the uvrA gene encoding excinuclease ABC subunit UvrA, producing MSDNKLAASLNGHLPYTNHNSQNTIRIRGARQHNLKNIDLELPRDRLIVFTGVSGSGKSSLAFDTIFAEGQRRYVESLSAYARQFLGQLDKPDVEAIEGLSPAISIDQKSTSHNPRSTVGTVTEIYDYLRLLFGRAGEPHCPICDRCIAPQTIDEMVDRIMELPDRTKFQILAPVVRGKKGTHRKLLSSLASQGFVRVRVDGEVRELSDSIELDKNLTHTIEVVIDRLVKKDGLQERLVDSLSTCLKQSSGIAIILISPPSDNPEAQEEELVFSENFACPEHGAVMEELSPRLFSFNSPYGACPNCHGIGTLQRFSPELVIPDPDAPVYAAIAPWSEKENSYYLELLYSLGQTHNFELQIQWHKLTPEQQQIILYGEKPESKDNQKTPQFKGVLPILQRQYEGGSELVKQKLEQYLIDQPCEVCKGKRLKPEALAVKLGQHNILDLTGVSIRDCRERTEQLKLSDRQMKIADLVLREVKARLQFLLDVGLDYLTLDRAAMTLSGGEAQRIRLATQIGSGLTGVLYVLDEPSIGLHQRDNGRLLKTLIKLRDLGNTLIVVEHDEETIRAADYLVDIGPGAGIHGGNIISQGDLENLLTAEKSLTGAYLSGRRVIHTPAERREGNGRSLIIKNAHRNNLRNIDVEIPLGKLVAVTGVSGSGKSTLINELLYPSLQHHLTKKVPLPKDLDKIQGLNAVDKAIVIDQSPIGRTPRSNPATYTGVFDVIRDVFSQTIEAKARGYKPGQFSFNVKGGRCEGCSGQGVNVIEMNFLPDVYVQCEICKGARYNRETLQVKYKDKSISDVLNMTVEESLDFFQNIPKAVTRLQTLVDVGLGYVQLGQPATTLSGGEAQRVKLATELSRRATGKTLYLIDEPTTGLSFYDVHKLLDVLQRLVDKGNSILVIEHNLDVIRCADWVIDLGPEGGDKGGEVIAVGTPEEVAKNSRSYTGQYLQQVLKQYPVVKK from the coding sequence ATGTCAGATAATAAGCTAGCCGCATCCCTAAATGGACACCTTCCCTATACTAATCACAACAGCCAGAATACAATTAGGATTCGGGGTGCGAGACAGCATAATCTGAAGAATATTGACTTGGAGTTGCCACGCGATCGCCTGATTGTGTTTACTGGTGTATCAGGGTCGGGTAAATCTTCCTTAGCGTTTGATACTATTTTCGCTGAAGGTCAACGGCGTTATGTGGAGTCCCTCAGCGCCTACGCTAGACAATTTTTAGGACAATTGGATAAACCTGATGTGGAAGCCATCGAAGGTTTAAGTCCCGCAATTTCCATTGACCAGAAATCTACATCACACAACCCCCGTTCCACTGTGGGAACGGTGACGGAAATTTACGACTATCTGCGATTGTTGTTTGGTCGGGCTGGTGAACCCCATTGTCCCATATGCGATCGCTGTATTGCACCCCAAACTATCGATGAGATGGTTGATAGAATTATGGAACTCCCAGACCGGACAAAGTTTCAAATTCTTGCGCCTGTGGTTAGGGGTAAGAAAGGAACTCACCGCAAGCTGTTATCTAGTTTGGCTTCTCAGGGTTTTGTGCGGGTGCGGGTTGATGGCGAAGTTCGGGAACTATCCGACTCGATTGAATTAGATAAAAATTTGACCCATACTATCGAAGTTGTCATTGACCGTTTGGTGAAAAAAGACGGTTTACAAGAGCGTTTGGTAGATTCCCTGTCTACGTGCTTAAAACAATCTAGTGGTATTGCCATCATATTGATTAGTCCACCCTCCGACAACCCAGAAGCGCAAGAAGAAGAATTAGTATTTTCGGAAAACTTCGCCTGTCCTGAACATGGTGCGGTAATGGAGGAGTTATCACCGCGCTTGTTCTCCTTCAACTCCCCTTACGGCGCTTGTCCCAACTGTCACGGTATTGGGACTTTACAGAGATTTTCGCCAGAGTTGGTAATACCTGACCCTGATGCACCAGTATATGCTGCGATCGCACCTTGGTCAGAAAAAGAAAATTCCTATTACCTAGAACTACTATATAGTTTAGGGCAAACTCATAATTTTGAGTTACAAATCCAATGGCATAAGCTGACACCAGAACAACAGCAAATTATTTTATATGGGGAGAAACCAGAAAGTAAGGATAACCAAAAGACTCCGCAATTTAAAGGTGTACTGCCAATTTTACAACGCCAATATGAAGGCGGTTCAGAATTAGTTAAGCAAAAATTAGAGCAGTATTTAATCGACCAACCTTGTGAAGTGTGCAAGGGGAAACGATTAAAACCGGAAGCCTTGGCGGTGAAGTTAGGACAACATAATATTTTAGATTTAACTGGGGTATCGATTCGGGATTGCCGGGAGAGAACAGAACAGTTAAAATTGAGCGATCGTCAAATGAAAATTGCTGATTTAGTCTTACGAGAAGTGAAGGCTAGACTGCAATTTTTGTTAGATGTTGGTTTAGATTATCTTACCCTAGACCGGGCAGCCATGACCCTTTCCGGTGGGGAAGCGCAACGTATTCGCCTCGCCACACAAATTGGTTCTGGCTTAACAGGAGTTCTCTACGTTTTAGACGAACCAAGCATTGGGTTACATCAAAGAGATAACGGTAGACTGTTAAAAACTTTAATTAAATTACGCGATTTAGGTAATACCTTAATTGTAGTTGAACACGATGAAGAAACAATCCGTGCCGCCGACTATTTAGTTGATATCGGCCCCGGTGCAGGTATCCACGGCGGTAATATTATTTCCCAAGGAGATTTAGAGAATTTATTAACAGCAGAGAAATCTCTGACTGGTGCATACTTATCAGGACGAAGGGTAATTCATACACCAGCAGAAAGGCGCGAAGGTAATGGTCGCAGTCTAATAATTAAAAATGCCCATCGCAACAATTTAAGAAATATCGATGTCGAAATTCCTTTAGGTAAACTCGTAGCGGTCACAGGTGTATCTGGTTCAGGTAAATCGACATTAATTAACGAATTACTTTACCCATCACTACAACATCATCTCACCAAAAAAGTTCCTTTGCCTAAAGATTTAGATAAGATTCAAGGTTTAAATGCAGTTGATAAAGCTATTGTCATCGACCAGTCACCCATCGGCCGTACACCACGTTCTAACCCTGCAACCTACACAGGTGTGTTTGATGTCATTCGTGATGTCTTCTCGCAAACAATAGAAGCCAAAGCCAGAGGTTATAAACCCGGACAATTTTCTTTTAACGTTAAAGGTGGACGTTGTGAAGGCTGTAGCGGACAGGGTGTAAATGTCATTGAAATGAACTTTCTTCCTGACGTTTATGTGCAGTGTGAAATTTGTAAAGGTGCAAGGTATAACCGCGAAACTTTGCAAGTGAAATATAAGGATAAATCTATTTCTGACGTTCTCAACATGACCGTTGAGGAGAGTTTAGATTTCTTCCAAAACATCCCCAAAGCTGTGACAAGGTTGCAAACTTTAGTTGATGTCGGCTTGGGTTACGTCCAGCTTGGACAACCTGCAACTACCTTATCTGGTGGTGAAGCGCAACGGGTGAAATTAGCCACAGAATTATCTCGCCGCGCTACAGGTAAAACATTGTATTTAATCGATGAACCCACGACAGGTTTATCTTTTTATGATGTCCACAAATTATTAGATGTCTTACAAAGATTAGTAGATAAAGGTAACTCAATTTTAGTGATTGAACACAACCTAGATGTGATTCGTTGTGCTGACTGGGTGATAGATTTGGGGCCAGAAGGTGGCGATAAAGGGGGAGAAGTTATCGCAGTTGGTACACCAGAAGAAGTTGCTAAGAATTCCCGTTCTTATACTGGACAATATTTGCAGCAGGTATTAAAACAATACCCAGTGGTAAAAAAGTAA
- a CDS encoding CHAT domain-containing protein has protein sequence MTSQAIRNNLLLLTNAIAIFSVSQILLPATAQNITPANNNDTGTIVNTNGNLININGGTVSGNGANLFHSFQKFNLDANQTANFLSNPNIQNILGRVVGGDPSLINGLIQVTGSSANLFLMNPAGIIFGANATLNVPASFTATTATGISFNNGIYNSVGNNNYSILNGNPIGFNFANQQTGSIINLANLELSNPNQNLSLVGGTVVSTGQISVPNGNLTIASVEAGKFLRISQTGNIISLEIPTNAATSNNITVASLPQLLTGTGLNNTGELTVNSNGQVQLTTSNIPINSGDVVAKGVTSQTATLSAANNLTLPESQLITTGNLNLLARDTVRVRDSVTNSFKAQAGGNLYIQGNQNIDILALNHPQTPFVSGGNLSLVSDGVISGDAHFASGGQFKILNLSGNAGTFVSLYDPIIRANGDVVFGNYTGAALKVEATGSIQGGNISITSPDTTGSIPSSDPDFSTLTTSNAVILRAGLSSVIDTNFPSNQGGTRFEPPTSPTTPTGSITVGNITTSSTSSGNAGSITLEAPGNITTGNLNSSSTNSNNGGAISLSTTGGSIIIIGSSINSSGSAGGGNITLNGSVILTSDTDINAGTGAIAFNNTLNAGSNNLTLTANEIDFNGGDASVEGNGNLILQPSTASQNITINDFVDSGEDTLDLTDLDIEALANGFNSITIGRTDGSGLITAYSSYSFLEDVLVVSDPVTIRANADQGEIIAFAPIIGLDNASINLQAGGNISTDEIFTVGGAININSSNGEITTSALNSNYLDDNDGGDITLQAPGGIFVLGDINTSSSVGDAGTVNIIAGGELDIGNVDTSSSSDFGISGAVNLASGGNLFVGNIDTSSISVFSNGGEVIIFANQGLFSGDVDTSSYFGDGGEVIIFANEGLFLGDVNTNSIEGNGGEVILSSLVELDLGDVNTSSIEGNGGGVDFSSGGGLFLGDVDTSSYFGDGGAVLLSSGGGLFLGDVNTSSIEGNGGAVDFSSSGELLLGDVDTSSISDFGDGGAVNLTANDDIELNYINTQGGFFGFGGDVNVNTKSSFRAISTFDSYIGDASISTIGGLDSGSITINHSANNVRGFIIGNSSVNGTAGAITTFDTIRPPLFLTNSYTQGDIQIITGGQSSDTDTPTRDIQITTSGKANDTSDTFTEESSPNPAIANITNTNVTTTSVVDYTVAAIDEKLTRKFDKLIGESITTSTKSLAEVQITLKQIRVQTGAKPAVFYAQFSPSGDNSTRDKDTLELVLVTDEGKPIRKLIAGVTRAKLMQVAQQFYNTISDVNQANTTNYLSPSQQLYQWLIAPQEAELQKQGITNFALILDEGLRSIPMAALHDGKQFLIEKYSLGLLPSFSLTDTSYTSVKKSQVLAMGASQFTQEQKQEPLLAVPVEVATIAQKWQGKVLLDESFTLNNLKSQRQQNPFSLIHLATHVDFVSGSDNESYIQLYNQKLRLNQVRELGWSQPPVELLVLSACKSAFGDENAELGFAGLAVQTGVKSAVASLWYVSDAGTLGLMTEFYSQLKTAPIKAEALRQAQLAMIQGKVKIEDNKLIGVNNSVELSPEIAEYLQKNVVGNLSHPFYWAPFTMIGSPW, from the coding sequence GTGACTTCTCAAGCTATAAGAAATAACCTATTACTCCTCACAAATGCGATCGCTATATTCAGCGTCAGCCAAATCCTTTTACCAGCGACAGCTCAAAACATCACCCCAGCTAATAACAACGACACAGGAACCATAGTCAACACCAATGGAAATTTAATTAATATCAATGGGGGTACTGTTTCTGGAAATGGCGCAAACTTATTTCATAGCTTTCAAAAATTTAATTTAGATGCCAATCAAACCGCAAACTTCCTCTCTAACCCGAACATTCAAAATATCTTAGGTAGAGTAGTTGGTGGCGATCCCTCTTTAATTAATGGACTGATTCAAGTTACAGGTAGCAGCGCTAACTTGTTTTTAATGAATCCGGCTGGTATTATTTTTGGTGCTAATGCAACCTTAAACGTCCCTGCCAGCTTTACTGCCACCACAGCTACAGGTATTAGTTTTAATAACGGAATTTACAATTCTGTAGGGAATAACAATTATTCAATCTTAAATGGCAATCCCATAGGTTTTAATTTTGCTAATCAACAGACAGGTAGCATTATTAATTTAGCCAACTTAGAATTATCAAACCCAAATCAAAATCTAAGTTTAGTAGGTGGAACTGTTGTTAGTACTGGTCAAATATCAGTACCCAATGGCAACCTGACAATTGCCAGCGTGGAAGCTGGCAAATTCCTCCGCATCAGCCAAACAGGCAACATAATTAGTTTAGAGATTCCCACCAACGCAGCCACATCAAATAATATTACGGTTGCTAGTTTACCCCAATTATTAACAGGTACTGGTTTAAATAATACTGGTGAATTGACAGTCAACAGTAATGGACAGGTACAACTTACCACATCTAATATCCCCATCAATTCCGGGGATGTGGTAGCCAAAGGAGTCACCTCACAAACAGCCACTCTTTCTGCGGCTAATAACTTGACCTTGCCAGAGAGTCAACTAATAACAACTGGGAACTTAAACCTGTTAGCTAGAGATACAGTACGTGTACGCGATAGCGTTACAAACTCCTTCAAAGCACAAGCTGGTGGCAATCTCTACATTCAGGGAAATCAGAACATCGATATTTTAGCCCTGAATCATCCACAAACACCCTTTGTTAGCGGTGGCAATTTAAGTTTAGTGAGTGATGGTGTGATTTCTGGCGATGCTCACTTTGCTAGTGGTGGACAGTTTAAAATTCTTAACTTATCAGGTAATGCGGGAACCTTTGTTAGTTTATACGATCCGATTATCAGAGCCAATGGAGATGTTGTATTTGGTAATTACACTGGTGCTGCACTGAAGGTAGAAGCAACAGGAAGTATTCAAGGTGGCAACATCTCAATTACTTCGCCAGATACTACTGGTAGCATTCCATCTAGTGATCCAGATTTCAGCACTTTGACAACTAGTAACGCTGTAATTTTGAGGGCTGGTTTGTCTTCAGTTATTGATACTAATTTTCCTTCAAATCAAGGGGGAACAAGATTTGAACCGCCAACAAGCCCCACAACACCAACTGGAAGTATTACAGTAGGCAATATCACTACCTCATCAACAAGTTCAGGCAACGCAGGTTCAATTACTTTAGAAGCTCCAGGTAACATCACCACAGGTAATTTAAACTCGTCCTCGACAAACTCAAACAATGGAGGGGCAATTTCCCTCAGCACGACAGGCGGTAGTATTATTATTATTGGTAGCAGTATCAATTCCTCTGGTAGTGCTGGTGGTGGTAATATTACTCTCAATGGTAGTGTGATCCTGACTTCTGACACCGATATTAACGCAGGTACAGGAGCGATCGCTTTTAATAATACCTTGAACGCAGGTAGTAACAACCTGACATTGACAGCAAACGAAATCGACTTCAATGGTGGTGACGCATCTGTTGAAGGTAATGGCAACCTCATCCTCCAACCATCGACAGCCAGCCAAAATATTACAATTAACGACTTCGTTGATAGTGGAGAAGACACTTTAGACTTAACAGATTTAGATATTGAAGCCTTAGCTAATGGCTTTAATTCCATCACTATCGGACGCACAGATGGCAGTGGGTTAATTACAGCTTATTCATCTTATTCATTTCTAGAAGATGTACTTGTTGTCTCTGACCCTGTAACTATTCGAGCTAATGCTGACCAAGGTGAAATTATTGCCTTTGCTCCAATTATAGGTCTTGATAATGCTTCTATTAACTTACAAGCTGGTGGGAATATTTCCACAGATGAAATTTTTACTGTCGGGGGAGCCATTAACATCAATAGTAGTAATGGCGAAATTACTACAAGTGCTTTAAACTCGAATTATCTTGATGATAATGATGGTGGAGATATCACATTACAAGCTCCTGGAGGAATATTCGTACTAGGAGATATAAACACTAGTTCTTCTGTTGGTGATGCGGGAACGGTTAACATCATTGCTGGTGGAGAATTAGATATAGGAAATGTAGATACTAGTTCTAGTTCTGATTTTGGCATTAGTGGAGCAGTTAACCTTGCTTCTGGTGGAAATTTATTTGTAGGCAATATAGATACTAGTTCTATTTCTGTTTTTAGCAATGGTGGTGAAGTCATTATCTTTGCTAATCAAGGGTTGTTTTCAGGAGATGTAGATACTAGTTCTTATTTTGGCGATGGTGGCGAAGTCATTATCTTTGCTAATGAAGGGTTGTTTTTAGGAGATGTAAATACTAATTCTATTGAGGGTAATGGTGGTGAAGTCATTCTCAGTTCTCTTGTGGAATTAGATTTAGGAGATGTAAATACTAGTTCTATTGAGGGTAATGGTGGTGGAGTTGATTTCAGTTCTGGTGGAGGGTTATTTTTAGGAGATGTAGATACTAGTTCTTATTTTGGTGATGGTGGTGCAGTCCTTCTCAGTTCTGGTGGAGGGTTATTTCTAGGAGATGTAAATACCAGTTCTATTGAGGGTAATGGCGGTGCAGTTGACTTCAGTTCTAGTGGAGAGTTACTTCTAGGAGATGTAGATACCAGTTCTATTTCTGATTTCGGTGATGGTGGTGCAGTCAACCTCACTGCTAATGATGATATCGAACTTAATTACATCAATACCCAAGGCGGCTTTTTTGGTTTTGGTGGTGATGTAAATGTAAACACAAAATCATCTTTTAGAGCTATTAGTACATTTGATAGCTACATTGGTGACGCTAGTATCTCTACAATAGGCGGCTTAGATTCTGGAAGTATCACAATTAATCATAGTGCCAACAACGTTAGAGGCTTTATAATTGGCAATTCTAGTGTAAATGGTACAGCAGGAGCAATTACTACGTTTGATACAATTAGACCTCCACTTTTTCTCACTAATAGTTACACTCAAGGTGATATTCAGATTATTACTGGTGGACAATCATCTGATACTGATACCCCTACAAGAGATATTCAGATTACTACTAGCGGAAAAGCTAATGATACTTCCGATACCTTCACAGAAGAATCATCGCCTAATCCAGCAATAGCCAATATTACTAATACTAATGTTACTACGACTTCAGTTGTAGACTACACCGTTGCTGCTATAGACGAAAAGCTAACACGCAAGTTTGACAAGTTGATCGGAGAATCAATTACCACTTCTACTAAAAGTTTGGCAGAAGTTCAAATTACGCTCAAACAAATTCGAGTACAAACAGGTGCTAAACCAGCTGTTTTCTATGCTCAATTTAGTCCTAGTGGTGATAACTCAACAAGGGATAAAGATACACTCGAGTTAGTGCTTGTAACAGATGAAGGTAAACCCATTCGTAAATTAATTGCTGGTGTAACTAGAGCCAAATTAATGCAAGTTGCACAGCAATTTTACAATACAATTTCTGATGTTAATCAAGCTAATACCACTAACTACTTGTCTCCGTCACAGCAATTATATCAATGGTTAATTGCTCCACAAGAAGCCGAGTTACAAAAGCAAGGAATCACAAATTTTGCACTTATTTTGGATGAAGGCTTGCGCTCAATTCCTATGGCGGCTTTACATGATGGCAAACAATTTTTGATTGAAAAATATAGTTTGGGACTATTACCTAGTTTTAGTTTGACTGATACTAGTTACACTTCTGTAAAAAAATCACAAGTTTTGGCAATGGGAGCCAGCCAGTTTACTCAAGAACAAAAACAAGAACCATTGCTAGCTGTACCTGTAGAAGTTGCTACTATCGCTCAAAAATGGCAGGGTAAAGTCCTTTTAGACGAAAGTTTTACCTTAAATAATCTCAAAAGCCAACGCCAGCAAAATCCTTTTAGTTTGATTCATTTAGCAACTCACGTAGATTTCGTCTCTGGTAGTGATAATGAATCTTACATTCAGTTGTATAATCAAAAACTACGCTTGAATCAAGTACGGGAGTTGGGCTGGAGTCAGCCACCTGTAGAGTTGTTAGTATTGAGTGCTTGTAAGTCAGCTTTTGGAGATGAAAACGCGGAATTAGGTTTTGCTGGGTTAGCGGTGCAAACGGGTGTCAAATCGGCTGTCGCTAGTTTGTGGTATGTTTCCGATGCTGGAACTTTGGGATTAATGACAGAGTTTTACAGTCAATTAAAGACAGCCCCAATTAAAGCAGAAGCACTGCGACAAGCACAGTTAGCAATGATTCAAGGCAAAGTAAAAATTGAGGATAACAAATTAATTGGTGTCAATAACAGTGTTGAGCTTTCTCCAGAAATAGCTGAGTATTTGCAGAAAAATGTCGTGGGTAATCTCTCCCATCCATTTTATTGGGCCCCATTTACAATGATTGGTAGTCCTTGGTAA